TTCACCTCGGCCTCCACGGCGCCGTGGAAGCTTTCCGCGCGCTGGTCCAGGTACTCCGAAACCGTCTTGATAATCGGCTCCGCGGGGTTGCCCTGATGGTCTTTCCCGCCCTCGATCAGCATGTTCATCACGTTCTGGCGGATCACCGGCTCCAGCTTCTTGAGCCAGCGGTCCTCGCTCCACGCGAGCCGGGTAAGAAAACCGCCCACCGCCCCAAACAGCGCGCCGATACCCGCGCCGATCGCCGTGCCGATAACCGGCACCACCGTCGTGCCCACCGCCGCGCCCGCCGCCACGCCGACCAGCGCCCCGCCCGTCCCGAAGACCATGTAACTGCGGGCCATGGAGGTTTCCAGTGTAAAGCCTTCCAAGCCAGCGGGTTGCGTCATCTGAACGCGCAGTTCGCGAATCGCGCCGAGCTTGTCGGAAATATCCTGCCGGGCCTCCTGCTCGGTCGCCTCCACAATGGCCATAATGCGCGCGGTCGCCGCCGACACGAACTCGTCCACCTGGTGCTCGGTCTGCGCCGAGAGCGTCTTGAATTTCTGCCGGCGCGCCGTTTTCAGGTTGTTGTTGGTCCGCAGCCAGGCCAGCAGCGGGCTGATGATTTGGTCCTGGATGGCCGTTTCGGTGATCTCCACCCGGAACCGCTCCGCGTAGCCCGCATAATGCCCATCTTTTGTTTCCCCGCCGCGGCTGCGGATCCGGAAGCGCTCCAACACCAGCGCGCTGCTCGCGCGGATCTCGTCCAGGCGCCGCAACAGCGCCTCCCGGTTCCGGCGCAAATCCTCAAACTTCGTCGGATCCTTCGCCAGCTTCAGTTCATTCTCCAGCCCGGCAACGTACTCTTCCGCGCGCTCGCCCACAAACCGCACCGCCGTCTCCAGCACCGCCCCGGCCTTGTTTTCGTTCAGCAGGTAGTCCATCAGCCGCTCCCGAAGGTGGGGGAGCCGGCTCTGGCCCATCAGAAAGGCCGACAGATCCCGCGCGGGATCGTCGCTGCCGCCAATCCGGTCCATGATGCTCGTCGGAATCGATACCTTGTTGTCGTCCTGCACCGCCTCCAGCGTCGTATAGCCCTGATCCAGCTCCAGCGCCCGAAGCGCACGGTAGCCCGACAGAAAGAAAATCTCGGAATCCTCCGGGATGTCGTGCCGCGCGAAGGCCTCAATCAGGCTCTTCGCCGGACCCCGCGCCCCGCGCACGTCAATCTCGCTGGTCTCCAGCTTGTCCGCCTTGTTCAAAACGAAAAACACCCGACGACCGCGCCACTTGATGATGCGCTTGATAAAATTCAGGTCGTGGATGTTGCCCGCGAAGCTGCTGTCCACGAACGAAATCACCAGGTGGCTCCGCTCGATGATCCCGTACGTGATTTCCTGCCGCGTCTCCGAAACGCTGTGCACACCCGGCGTGTCCACGAAAACAATATCCTCCTCCAGCACCTCCGAAGGCAGGGATATGTGCAAATCCTCTATCTTCTCGCGCAACGGCGCCAGGTGGGGATACGTCTCGTCCGCCATCACCGTCACCAGCGGCTCCAGCGTCCGCCGCATCCAGTCCGGTTGGTGGCCCTCGTAGCGGATGTGCACCCGGTGGCCGTCTTCCGCCGTCTCGAACGAAGACGGCACATCCTGAAGCGCCGATCGCAGCGCCTCCAGCTCATGCCCGGAAATCGCTTCGCTCAGGCCCATCGACAGCGACATGGCCTCGCCGCGCTGGATGAACGCCAGCTTCGACGTGCATTCCTCCACGTCCATCGGCAGGTAGCCCGCGCCCAGAAACGCATTGATCGCCGTGGACTTGCCCACGTTGAACGTACCCAGGAACACCACCCGGTACTTGCCGTCCTCCACGCACTGGCGCTGGTAGAAAAGCGACTTCTCTTCAAACTTCTTGTTGCCCCGGAAATCCGGGTCCTGCCGCACAAAGGCCCCCAGCGCGTCCATCGAGGAAAGCGCCCAGGCGCGGCTCTCTTCCAGATCCCTAAACTTCATGGAGGGCTCCTTCCTGAACCGCGATAAACGACGACGCCAGGGGCATCTGCAATACCGCGTCGATGCCCGGTCGCGGGGCCCGGCGGCAACACGCCGCCTCAAACTCGTACAGCGCGAGACGAAGCGCGTCAAATCCCGCGTCGCACAGTTCGCGCACCCGCGGCTTCGTCCGGCACCGGTACTCGTTGCGCGGTTCCCGGCGATAGAGCTCGAGACGGGCGGATAGCGTCAGAAAACGCGGCGCGGGGTGGATGCCGTATTCCTCCATCCGCGAAACCGCCTTGTGCTCGATCCGCTCGATTTCCCCCGCGTTCAGGTGATCCGCCTTGTTCGCCACCACCAGAATCGAATCCCCGAACTGTTCCTGGTGGTACGCGATGAAATCCATCGTATGCTTCGCCGCCCAATACTCGATGTCCGTCACCACCAGCAGCAGCGCGTCCTCCTGGTTCGCCAGCCCCGCGATCTCCACCGACTCGCATGTATCGCTCGACATTCCCGCCGTATCCACCAGCACGAGGTTGTTGAAGGGCGATCGGACACAGCCCGCCGCCAGCGCCTTGTACTGGGCGCTATGCTCGTCCGCCTTCCGGACGTGCAGAAACTCGTCGTGCGTGCGCGGCGTCAGGCCCCCGTCCTTGCGGTGCAGCGCCGCGAACCGATCATGGCTGTCTGTAACCCGCGTGATGAAGGTAGGCAGCGCCCGGCCCTCTTCACGGCTGCACGGCAGCACTTCCTGCCGCAACAACGCATTGAGCAGCGTGGACTTGCCCGTATTGAAATCCCCGACGGCAAATACGCACGGGGCCCGATCCAGGTCCTGCATGGAGGTCCATTTCCTTTCCAGACGGCGCCCCCGAAGCGGGGAGCGGGCGCATCCCCGGCGCGCGCCTCGGCGCGCCGCCCGGGAATTCCTGCTTTTCACCGTTCGACGGATAATAGCCACCACGGCCCGGCCCGCGCAACTCTTGCGAAGTCAACCGCTTCCCGAATAAGCATCGCGCCATGCGTCCTTCCTGACATCGACCGATGGCCTTCCGGAATCCAATCTCCAGCCCCTTGGAAGAAGGTGGCGTTGCATGGGAGGTTGTGGTATGCTCCGGGCTGTAGTTATTGCACAGGTTTGTTCGCATCCCGCGGCAGCATGCGCGCACGGCGCGCGATTCGTTTGAGGCACAATACCTACCGGTCGTTAGGTAGCAAGGAGTCGGGTATGGCAGCCAATCAGTCCGCTAAAGATCAGGCCATGGAACTCGCCGAAGCCGCGCGGGAAACCGAATGGCGGTTTCCAAGCTTTACCGCCGAGCTGTTCCGGGGAAATTTTCGGTGGGATTTGCTGCACCCGTATCCGAAACAGGATGCCGACGACAAGCGCGTTGGCGACGAGTTGATTGAAAAAGTCCGCGCGGTGCTGGACCAGCATCTGGATCCCATTCGGGTGGACGAGACCGGAGAATATCCCCAGGTTGTTTTGGATGAACTGGCGAAGATCGGCATCTTCGGCATGAAGATCGACAAGAAATACGGTGGTCTTGGCCTGTCCCAATGGAACTACGGCCGCGTGCTCAGTTTCATCGGCAGCTACTGCCAGTCCACCGTCACCTGGGTCTCCGCGCACCAGAGCATCGGTGTGCCGCAGCCGCTGAAGCTCTTCGGTACCGAGGAACAGAAGCAGAAGTTTCTCCCGCGCCTTGCGAAGGGCGAGATCTCCGCGTTCGCCCTTACCGAGCCGGACGTTGGGTCGGATCCCGCGAAGATGACGACCACGGCCACGCCCTCGGAGGACGGTAGCTACTACCTGATTAACGGCCAGAAGCTCTGGTGCACGAACGGCCCCGCCGCAAGCATGATGGTGGTCATGGCGAAAACCCCGCCGATCATCAAAAATGGCCGCGAGATACCGCAGATCTCCACGTTTATCGTCGAAGCGGACTCCCCCGGGTTTTCCGTCGCCCACGAATGTTCGTTTATGGGCCTCAGGGGCATCTCCAATGGCCTGCTTTTGTTCAACAACGTGAAGGTCCCGGCCGAGAACATGATTGGCAAGCCTGGACAGGGCCTCAAGATCGCTCTGACCACCCTGAACGCGGGCCGTCTCGGCATTCCCGCCGCCTCCGCCGGCTCCTGCAAGAAATACCTGCTTGATTGCGAGGAGTGGGTGAATGCGCGCGTGCAGTGGGGCGTTCCCATTGGCCAGCACCAGTCCATTGCGCGAAAAATCGCCAACATGGCGGCCGACACCTTCGCCATGGAGAGCCTGGTCTACGTCGCCTGCTCTTTCGCGGACCGTAAGAACGCGGACATCCGCCTCGAAGCCGCCGCCGCGAAATACTTCTGCACGGAAACGACCTCCAGATTGCTCGACGATTTCCTCCAGGTTCGAGGCGGGCGTGGCTTTGAGTCCGACACCTCGCTCTACCAGCGCGGCGAGAAGCCGGTCTCGGTACACCGCACGCTCCGGGACATGCGCGTCGGCCGGATCTTTGAGGGCTCCTCGGAAGTCATGCACCTTATCATGGCCCGCGAGGCGATGGACACCCACTTCAAGCTCATGATGCCGCTGCTCCAGCCAAAACCCGAACAGCAGGGCAAGAAACTGCACTACCTGATCCGGGCCGCGAAGTTCTACGCCGCCTGGTATCCGAAGCTCTGGCTTCCCTCCGCGATCGACTTTGACGTCAAGCACCTGAACACCGTTAACCGCGAGCACCTGGCCTACGCCGCGAAGGCCAGCAAGCGACTTGCGCGAACGCTCTTTCACACCATGGGCAAGTACAAGGAAAAGCTCGAATTCGAGCAAATTCTCCTCGGCAACTTCGTGGATATCGGCGTCGATCTCTTCGTGATGGCGTGTGTTCTGGCCAACGCGGACCAGCGCCTCGCCGGTAACCGCGATGACCAGACGCCCCAGGAACTTACCGACCTCTTCTGCCGCAACGCCCGCAAGCGCATTGAAGACAACTTCCGTGCCGTGAAGCACAACCACAACAGGGTCTACAACAAAGTCGGAAGTTCGCTCATGGCCGGCAAGTACCGCTGGCTCGCCCGCGACGTCTTCGAAGATCTCCCGCGCGGCTACCGCGACTTCGAAAGCAACCAGCCGGTCGTAACCTCCAGCGAGGACGCCCGCGCCGCCATGGCGGAATAGCACAACAACACATCAGCATGTAAACAGGAATTCAGGCGTTTCCGGCACGGCGCACCTTCGGCAAATGTAGGACAGCCGTCCGGGCTGTCCACCGCGCCGAAGGCGCCGGGGATCGCGGACATTGGAATGTCCGCGGCAGAGGAAGCCCGCGTCCACGCGGAAGCTCGACGTTTCTTGGTGTGCCCGGCGCCAGTGGGCGCAGCCGGGCTCAGGCTCCCGCTCCTCCGCGCCCGCTCGGAACCTGCGGCGGCGTTGCCGCGGAATGCCCGCGATCCTGGCGCGCCTGCGGCGCGCTGGACAGCCGAGACGGCTATCCTACATTCTTCGCGGACACGACTGTCCGCGATCCTGCAAGTCGCACACATCCCAATCAGGAATTGACGTATCTCCGGCAGCTGTGTCGCTTCGTTGCATTGTGGCGAGAATATGAACCTTACCCCGCGGGCTATCGTATCAACCGTCAGAGCCACTTGACAGAATTCCGTCGCTCGCGTAGGCTGGAATCAAGGCTGAATGGCGTTGATGCGGCGTGCGCGCCAGAAAAGTCGGCAGATACTTTGGAGCACTTACCTCTTATGAGAAATCGACTCGTGTGGGCAACTGGTTTTTTCACGTCAATCTGCGCACTCGCGGCGACGGCGGACCCGGTGCACTTCCCAGACACCGCGCTGGAAGTGGAGATTCGCAATGCGCTGGGTTTTCACGAGGGCCCCATCCAGCGGGATCACCTCGCGCGCCTGACCAAAATCTCCCTGTATCAAACCTCCGTCCGGGATCTCACCGGCCTTGAGCACTGCACCAATATCACGGTGCTATACGCCCTGTCGAACAAAATCGAGAACATTCAAAGCCTCGCGGCAATGCCCCAGTTGAAACAGGTTTGGCTTAACAACAATACGATTACCGACCTTTCGCCACTGTTGAAGCTCCCTTATCTCCGGGACTTGTCCATTGCCGGCAACCCCATAGATGACCTGACCCCAATCGCCGAGATGGTTACCCTTCGGCGCCTCAATATTGGGGGGGTCGCCATCCGCGATCCAGGTTTCCTTTCCGCGCTTGTGCATCTGGAGGACCTCTATATCGCGCGCACCGGGCTGAAAAACCTGGATTTCGCGGCGGAGATGCCCAAGCTCGAAAGGCTGCTGGCGTCCGACAACCAGATCGAGAGCCTCGAGCCCTTGCGCGGTCTCGAACACCTGAAGCAGATCGAGCTGAAGAACAACCGCATCGGCGATCTCAGCCCCCTGGCGGGCCTGTCCAACGTGTGGTGGCTGGAGTTGACCGGAAACCACCTCGGCACGCTGGAGGGTCTTCCCGCATTTCGGGACGACGCCAAGGTGCTGCTGTATGACAATCTGATTTCGGACCTGGGCCCTCTTGCCCGGGCCTGTGCGAGAGGCAGGAATATCATCATTGAGCTGGGCCTGAACCAGCTCGATCAGGACGCTTTCTGCACGCACATCCCCGAACTCGAGAAACGGAGGAATCGGGTGGTGTACCGCCGGAAGTCGCCCGACGACAGATCGATTCCCTTTCCAGACCACGACCTCCTTTGCGAAGCCGCGCAGCGGGAGGACGGCAGCCTGATCCTTGCCGCGGTGAACCGGGGCGCCACGGACGAAGAACTTGCGGAGGCGTTTGGCTTGCCCGCGGGCGGGGCCAGGGAGATTCCGGCCGCCGCCATACAATTCGCGGACGCCAACCTGGAGCGGGTAATTCGGGAGCAGATCGACAAGCCCGCCGGCGCGATGCTACCCGAGGACGTGGCTTCGATCCGACGCCTGCAGGCCACGGGCAAGGACATCTTTGACCTCACCGGCCTGGAGCACCTTAAAGGCGTCGAAATGATGGCGTTGCAGTCCAACCATATCCGCGACTTGACGCCCCTGGCGGCGCTACCCCAGTTGCAAACGCTGTTTATCTCGCACAACCAGATAACGGACCTCAGCCCGCTGGCCGCACTGAAAAACTTGAAGCAGCTGGCCGTCGATTTCAATGCCATCGAGCGCATCGAGCCCATCGTCCATCTACCCGCGCTTCGAGAGCTGCACCTGACGGGCAACCCGATTGCCAGCTTGGATTCGTTGCGGGAGTTGCGCGCGCTGAATGACCTGTATATTCGCGGCATTGGAGCGACATCGCTCGAATTCCTCGCGGGGCTCACCAGCATGCGGAAGCTGGACGCCGCCGACAACCAGATTACCTCGCTTGTACACCTGCGCGGCCTGCGCGGCCTGGTGGAGATAAACCTCGCCGGGAATCGTGTGACGAGCCTCGAACCCATTGCGCAACACGAGAAACTCTACCGGCTGGACCTCCGGAACAATCGGCTCACCTCGCTCGAAGGGATGCCCGGTTTCTGGCGTGAGGCGACCATCCTGCTCCACGGCAATGAAATCTCAGATATTGCGCCAATTCTAGACGCGACCGGTCAAGGAGACCCGGTCTGCATTGAACTCGGCCGCAACCACCTCGGGCCCGAAGCCTTCTGCCGGGATATCCCCGAACTCTTCGCACGGGGCCATGACGTCGTCTATGCGTACAACCTTCCCGATTCGGTCCGCTTCCCGGACGCCGCGCTGGTGTGCGGCGCGATGGAACGGGAAGACGCCGAAACTATCCTCGCGTCCGTAAACGGCGGGGCCAGCGACAGCCAGCTGCGGGTACGTCTCGCGCGCCAGGACACCCCGCCCCGCATGGACCTGGCCGCCACAGCAGGGACACCCGATCAGCTGGACAGCCCATCGGCCACCCTGGCCGTCTCGCTGGCCGAAACCCAGTTCAACATCTCCGTGGAATCCTCCGGCCTCGACCTGAAAAGCCTCCTCGGCGTCATCGCCGTCCTCGGCGCGCTGGCGATGCTGGTGATCGCGCTGAAGATCCCCCGAGTTTCGCGGTAGAGCGGGGGGGTGGCGGGGGTAAGGGCACGTACGGATGAACTGGGATGAGTAAAAGAACAGGTGGCTTATCTAGTATTCCCCAAGTATTCCCGGGCTCAGGCTCCCGCTCCTCCGTGCCCGCTCGGAACCTGCGGCGGCGTTGCCGCGGAATGTCCGCGAGCCTGGCGCGCCTTTCGGCGCAGTACACAGGCGGGACGCCCGCCTCCGGCGCGTCATGGACCTGTCCCACTTTCCTTTCGAGGTGGTTTTGGTGGGGGGGGGTAGGGGAACTCTTCGAGGTGGGCTCACGTTGTCGCGGACACGAATGTCCGCGATCCTGCGATTACGGTCTTGATAGTTCCGATGAATTACGAGCGCAATGAAGCGGGCCTTCAGCCCTCAAAGCCTATTGGCTTCCTTTACCTGGGTCGATGACCCAGGCTGGTTTGAAATAGGGCCTTCGGCCCTGAATATGGATTCCTCAGCGCCGAAGGCGCCGATCATACCCGCTTGGGCCGCAGGCCCAGGCGGAATGGCTGTGATTTCGTTCAGGGCTGAAAGCCCGCATCATCCGAACTGCAAAAATCAAAGCTTTTCTCGCTGCCCAATAGCCTCGGCGCGGCAATATCAGCGCTTCATGCTACGTAAACGTGAACCTTACCCCGCAAGCATTCGTCTTAACCGCCAGAGCCACTTGACAGAATTCCGCCGCTCGCGTAGGCTGGGGACTGGAGACTTTTTCGTGGCGGCCATCCCGGCGGCGAGAAAAGGGGCCCAGCGGCAGACCATCAGGGAGATCGGTAATCCCGTGAATACGGCAGAGCAATCCGGCAGGCGGCGCGGCATCGCCACGCAAGACGAATCGCGGGCACGTTTCGCGAGCGCCATTAAGACCCTTTTCCAGCACCCACACTCTTCCATGGAGGCATGAGGCATGATCGTGCGATGCATAGCGGCGGCGGCTTTGCTCGGGGGCGCCTTCGCGCAGGGCCAGGAAATCCTGACTTTCCCCGACCCGGCCCTCGAGAAGGAGGTTCGCGGCCGTCTGGGCATTCGCGAGGGCGATATTGAGGCTGTTCGGGCGCAGTCCCTGCGGGAGATCTACCTTCACCAGGGAGACGTTAAGGATCTCTCGGGCCTGGAACGCCTGCAGGGCCTGGACACGATCTTCCTGAATCCGGGAAAGTTGGTCGACTACGAACCGCTGGCCTCCCTTACGAAACTTCGGGTCTTGAACCTGCATCCCGGGCCGCCGATCCCCGGGGCTGTGCTTGCCCGGATGACGGGACTGGAGGAACTGCGATTCATCGGCCACGAGATCAAGGACATCACCCCCCTGGCGAAACTGGGGAACCTGCGCGAGCTCTGGTTGAAAAGCAACCCGGTCTCGGATCTGACTCCGCTTAGCGGGCTGGCCAACCTGGAGACCCTCTACATCGACGAAGGGGCATTCGAGGACCTGGCGCCGCTGGCCGGATTGACCAACCTGAAGCAACTCCACCTGCAACGGAGCGAAATCACGAACATCGCAGACCTCAGCGGCCTGACCCACCTGAAAACCCTCCGGCTGGGTCAAAACTCGGTGGAGGACCTGACGCCCCTCGCAAACCTGAAATCCCTGGAGACGCTCGACCTACGGGGTGTGAGCGCGCGGGACTTCGCCCCGCTGTCGGGGCTCTCACAATTGAAGTACCTCGATCTACCCAAGAGCGATGGCGGCGATTTGAGCTTCCTCGCGCAATTGACCGAATTGCGCGAGCTGGACCTGGACCATTTCGGGATTCGCGACATCGGCGCGCTGGCCGGACTTTCGCAACTGGAGCGCCTCGACCTGTGGGGCAACGAAATCGAGGATGTGGCGCCGCTGGCGGAACTTGTCCGGCTTCGCCATCTGGGACTGGACAGCAACAAAAACCTGGCGGACATCGGGCCGTTGAAGGGGCTCACGGAACTGGAGACGCTCGATCTGAGCTACAATAAAATCCGTGACATCGGCGCCCTGGCCGGCATGACGCGCATGAAAAAGCTCCAGCTGAACGGGAACGAAATCACCGATCTTGCCCCCATCGCCAATATGGCGCTGCTCGAAGACATCGAATTTCACGGGAACTACGTGAGCGACCTGGCGCCGCTCGCCGGGCTGCATCGCCTCCGCGAGATCTGGGCCACCCGGAACGAGATCAGCGATCTGGCGCCCCTGTCGTCGCTCGTGCGCCTGAAGGTACTGGACCTCGAGCAGAATATCATCGCCGATCTTTCCCCGTTGCCGCCCCTCCCGAGCGGGGCTTCGGTGGACTTCCTGCTCAACCGGATCACGGATATCGCGCCGCTGGTGGAGAAGACCGCGTCGGCCCGGGACGTCATGATTGGTCTCGGCGAGAACCCGCTGCTGGACGACGCCTTCACCACCCATATCCCCGCTATTCAGGCCCAGGGCAACCACGTATTCGATCGCGTCTCGTCCACGGTCGCAAGCAGCAAGCCCTTCCCCGAAGAACGCTTCGCCGCCGCACGCGCCAACGCGCCGCAGCCGCCCGCGGCGGAGATCGAGGTTCCAACGCCGTCCCCCGACGCCGCGCGCGCCCCCGCGGCCGCCCCCCCGGCGAACTCCTCCGTCGCGCTCGCCGCCAGCGTCGCCGAAACCCAGTTCAACGTCTCCGTCGAATCCTCCGGCCTCGACCTGAAAAGCCTCCTCGGCGTCATCGCTGTCCTCGGCGTGTTGGCCATGCTGGTGATCGCGCTGAAGATCCCCCGGGTTTCGCGGTAGGGTGGGGGGATGGCGGATGTAAGGGCACGTACGGATGGGCGGGGATGAGTAAAAGAATAAGTGGCTGTACCTGATATTCCTGGTATTCCTCGAATAGTAGGAGCGATACGTATTATGAAGAAAGCCTTCGAAGTACCCGCCACCATTGTATTTCTTTCGCTCACTTTCGCCATACCGGTAGCTTACTCCGCTCCAGTGATGGAGAGCATGCGCGAAAGACTGACGAGGAACTCATCAGTATGGCCGAAGCGCTGTATCGTGCCCGCGAGACAACGTTGGAAAAGGGAAGTCAGATAGGCGATTCCTCGAATTTGGCGGAGCAATTGGAATCCGTCAAGATCATTGAGAGTGAATTGCTGCGGCGAGGCACGGAGATTTTACCTGCGGTTGAACGGATGCTGTGGGATTCCACAAGACTCGACCTCTATAGGGCACGCCTGATCTTCAGTCTGAAGGAAATTGATGGAGTCGAAATAGACCAGTTCCTCGTACGCGTATCATTCGCAGATCACGGCTCGGTCGGCGCGGCACAAGGCAGGCTAGATGTGATCGGCGCCGCACGGAACGCATTGATCTGGCGTGGGACGCACGGAAAGAGTATCGGCGTGCCATTGTCCCCTGAACATCTGAATACCCTGTTAGTTACTGTCAGGGAAGGGAACAACTCGGATGCAATGAATGCGGCTGCCCTTCTGGCGGCGTTTACAGAAAACATTCCCGAAACACGCATAAAACCAGTCGTCGAACGATTGATTCGGGTCCAAGAAGACCATTCTGATATGGGCGCCGATGTTACGTCAAGTATCAGCAACTATGACAAGATTCTTGGAATGCATGTCGGGATTTTTCAGAGCTTTGGTGTAGCGGCCCAACCCTATCTGCGAGAGGCGTTAATCGACAGCGAAGTTGGTGGCGAGGCGGCCAAATGGCTCACGCTGGCCTTGGGGTTTGCTGGTGATAGGTCCGTAGCCGAAGACGTCCGAGCAATCGCTAACAATCCAAATGAGACAGTTGAGGTAAGGTGTATAGCGATTGGAAGTTATTCTGCGGCAGCCGGGACGGATGCCCTGCCTCAATTGGAAGAATGGAAAAAGGACACCACGATTGTCGTAAGTGAAATGCATGGCTGGGAGACGCGCCCAATTGCCCTGACAGCCAACGAAAAATGGCTTCAACTCCGCCAGTTTGGCGAGACTCGGTAAAGAAAAACCTGATTATAGTGTGGGTTGCCTTACGGCATTGTAATTGAGTTAATGCCCTCCCTGGATAGATTCTAAGGGCTCTGACCAGATTAATGTTGCCAAGCATAGATCCGATTCATCCCCGGAATGACTTTACATAGACAAGCTATCGGGGCAAAAAGATCAGGACGCTAGCACTACACCAATACGGGAACTTGGTAAATTCAAATTGATCAAATACCTAAGTCTATAGTCACCACTGTAGTCCCTATGTGCTATGAAGAATGGACCGGCGCGGCGAGCGGCGCTTCCGCGTCGGTGAATGTCACGATGGACGAGGACAAGTCCGTGAACGCGGTGTTCTACCAGACCACGCTGACGGTGACGAAAACGGGGGAGGGGCAAGTGACGGCCGACCCCTACGGCGCCACGCAGACCCCCACCTTCTCCGAGGACTATGAACCCGGCGAGACCGTGACGCTGACGGCGGTCCCGGCGGCGGGCTGGGGCTTCAAGGAATGGACGGGCGCGGCGAGCGGCGCTTCCGCGTCGGTGAATGTCACGATGGACGAGGACAAGTCCGTGAACGCCGTGTTCTACCAGACCACGCTGACGGTGACGAAGTCGGGGGAGGGCCAGGTGACGGCCGACCCCTACGGCGCCACACAGACTCCCACCTTCTCCGAGGACTATGAGCCCGGCGAGACCGTGACGCTGACGGCGGTCCCGGCGGCGGGCTGGGCCTTCCGGGAGTGGTCGGGGGCGGCGATCGGGGGCGCGCTTTCGGCGAATGTCACCATGACGGCGGACAAATCCGTCAACGCCATCTTTGAGCAGCTCCAGCTGACGGTGAGCAAGGTGGGCGAGGGGACGGTGACGCCGCCGGGCGGCGGGGAGACGCTCCCGCACACGATCACCTACGGGAGCCCGCAGACCGTCGGCCTCACGGCCAGCCCCGCGGCCGGCTGGGGCTTCAAGGAGTGGACCGGCGACGCCAGCGGCGAGAACCCGAGCACGAGCGTCGTGGTGGACGGCTCCCGGGCCGTGACCGCGGTGTTCGCGCAGGTCGAGCTTACGGTGGACAAGGAGGGCGAGGGCACGGTGAGCGTAAGCCCGCCGGGCGGCGCGCAGACGCTGCCGTTTACGGGAACGTACCCGTATGGCGAAGGGACCGTGTCACTTACCGCATCTCCAAGCACAAACTGGTTTTTTGATCGATGGGATGGAGATGTGCCGGAGGCCATAAACGGTGATGAGAACATCGATGTTAATTGCAAGCAAGATCGCAACGTTAGTGCTGTATTCACTGAATGTGAAGTGGATATTGCACTTATGGCGATACGCTTTACGGATACGGCGGCGGTTCGCGCCTA
This region of Candidatus Hydrogenedentota bacterium genomic DNA includes:
- a CDS encoding leucine-rich repeat domain-containing protein → MIVRCIAAAALLGGAFAQGQEILTFPDPALEKEVRGRLGIREGDIEAVRAQSLREIYLHQGDVKDLSGLERLQGLDTIFLNPGKLVDYEPLASLTKLRVLNLHPGPPIPGAVLARMTGLEELRFIGHEIKDITPLAKLGNLRELWLKSNPVSDLTPLSGLANLETLYIDEGAFEDLAPLAGLTNLKQLHLQRSEITNIADLSGLTHLKTLRLGQNSVEDLTPLANLKSLETLDLRGVSARDFAPLSGLSQLKYLDLPKSDGGDLSFLAQLTELRELDLDHFGIRDIGALAGLSQLERLDLWGNEIEDVAPLAELVRLRHLGLDSNKNLADIGPLKGLTELETLDLSYNKIRDIGALAGMTRMKKLQLNGNEITDLAPIANMALLEDIEFHGNYVSDLAPLAGLHRLREIWATRNEISDLAPLSSLVRLKVLDLEQNIIADLSPLPPLPSGASVDFLLNRITDIAPLVEKTASARDVMIGLGENPLLDDAFTTHIPAIQAQGNHVFDRVSSTVASSKPFPEERFAAARANAPQPPAAEIEVPTPSPDAARAPAAAPPANSSVALAASVAETQFNVSVESSGLDLKSLLGVIAVLGVLAMLVIALKIPRVSR